The Paenibacillus sp. MBLB1832 genome has a window encoding:
- a CDS encoding cell wall elongation regulator TseB-like domain-containing protein produces the protein MNAKRTIMLGVFIVGTLGVVLSRFYLNIQNEHWDEKRVAVEKAYENSMMTKATKVDFFYGDEAFQIVYGENKLGQSLIAWVNDQSVHTEMTEGAFTEAGAREAVLKKAATSQIERVMPGKLGNDYVWEVFYKTKDDRGTRYFYDYYSFKDGTYMDTYRLSLH, from the coding sequence ATGAATGCGAAGCGAACGATTATGCTAGGCGTTTTTATCGTAGGAACGCTTGGCGTTGTGCTTAGCCGCTTTTATCTCAACATTCAAAATGAACATTGGGATGAGAAGCGTGTTGCTGTCGAGAAAGCGTATGAGAACAGTATGATGACGAAAGCTACGAAGGTTGATTTCTTCTATGGGGATGAAGCCTTCCAAATTGTTTATGGCGAGAATAAACTAGGACAATCGCTCATTGCCTGGGTGAATGATCAATCTGTTCATACAGAAATGACGGAAGGTGCATTTACGGAAGCGGGTGCTAGAGAAGCTGTTCTAAAGAAAGCTGCTACCAGTCAGATCGAACGTGTTATGCCAGGCAAGCTAGGGAATGACTACGTATGGGAAGTGTTTTACAAGACGAAGGATGATAGAGGTACGCGGTATTTCTATGATTACTACTCGTTCAAAGACGGGACTTATATGGATACTTATCGACTTAGCCTTCATTAA